CAAAAGAACCGTTAAATCTGCGTCTTTAAGACGCTTATAAACAAAGAGCACCTGTCAGAGCATAATTATCTGCATTTCTAGAGCAATTTGGTCTTAAAAATGTATGTCTTCTATTTTAATATTgacaaattgattgattgtatgtACAATTTTCTCAAGAATATCGTAAATTCATGTTAATTTTGACATTAAACACTTAACCAACAGATTCTTGTCACTAATAATTCAGTCCaatcatggaagtattatattgacactCAAGGGTCTTCTGGTATCTGTTCGCTTTCAAAACACATTCACATCCAACACGTTTTTACCCCTCACTGTTGCCTAATGGGTTGTGTTCGCATCATATTTTAATGCACCTTATAATGCTAAATTATCCAGCTGACCTGGCCGCTTGAACCTTAATTTGatgcatacaacaatcacttttccatagtgacatcagatattttgttttatgacttcaaaatTTTGCAGGAACTTATGTGATAGCCAATAAAATAGCGATTAAGTGTATTAAAAAAACgttgaatttaatatatatgtaacactcccaaacgtgtccttccccccaaacgtgtccgattcccccAAAGGTGTCTTTTCTCCCTAAACCTGTCCGAAATGTACAATattccccaaacgtgtccgatttcaTAAcacccaaacgtgtccgataaaTGTTATTCGCCAAAACGTGTCCAATATTTAACGCCAGAACGTCTCACGTCTTTTAGCGTTACTACATGTAACTCCTAAATAAAATCGCTGATAACGTTAATTTTACGGCAATTCTATGATGGTGACACAGGTgacaaactttttatttattagctTTAGCTAATTAAATGTAGGTTTTAAATGAATATCATAATTCCAAATTTAATCTGTAATTGTTAATTATCTTTTGACTGAAATTACTTATTGttcagttgcaagtatttcaaaCTCATTTAGAGCGAACCTGCACATAGTTATAGAGTTGAATTAATCGGTgactttgtaaattattttgtacttataaacTCAGATgatgcattttatatttatcGGAATATTGCCTGGCGGGAGTTAAGcagcattttttaaaacttgtgtTAATAGTTCTCCATCTGAATTTgtgtgtatttcaaaaattcatcaAATCATAAACTCGttatccgttttttttttttaataaaatttaggTTTCCAGCATCACTAAAGACACACGATAAAGAGACATAACGTCCAgttccaaatatttcatgcattggttttatagattctttttattaatatgaaTGTTATGTGATCAACGCCGGTTATTAGTGGTTAccgaaattgcaaatttaatttgtacTGTATAAATTCTCTTTCTAGACTGTTGATAGCttattgtccagttgcaagtatttcatgcatatttagagaacatacatgttttaatgattttactgTTCTATACTGTTTAAGTTATCTTTAAACTGATGATTgcgtattgtccagttgcaagtatttcatagatataggaagatgtggtgtgagtgtcaatgaaacaactctatccaaataacaatttaaaaactaaaccattataggttaaagtatggccttcaacacggagccttgcatgcatatttagagagaACATAGGTtagaagtttttatttttacatttgtactgTATAAATTACTTTAGACTGTTGATCGTCCAGTAGCCGGGATTTCACAATATTTAGAGAGAAAAAATTTTAAGGTGCAGAGAAAGGGACACTTTCATCCGTTAACTTTACATTTTAACTAAATACGTTTGCTTCCTATTTACATACGACATAGCCGAAATGACGCCCCCACTTTTATCCAGTTTTTTTGGCCGGTTTGAAAAAGTaccttatctatatttttaatgaaatggtaaaattagTATAAATTAGTATTAATGGAATAGCACTAACCAAATAACGCTTGATATGGACACGTTTTTGGcattggacacgtttggggtAAGTTTAGAGATGGACACGTTTGGGCGTTTATACAAATCACACGCTTTGGCGATGTTTTGATCTAGACATCGTTTGCAGATCAGTGACGTCAAcatggacacgtttgggggactcggacacgtttggggggaaggacacgtttctgagtgttacatatatattagatTTCTCTAATTCTTAAGCTCTTTATCTCTTTCCTGACCtgttgattattttaatttaatcaatgtGTGGTTTGTGtgatctcagttcttcatttgtcaaaaatatattgttaagggggctcgcaggtttaaatcaatttttttttctaatataggatttcgctatatttttctatagatgaactttatcttatacttaaaaaagaaaaagaaaataaaaaaaggggtCACCATTCATTtccgctcacaatctgccttcgaaagaagcataggTTTTTGtaagggattttttttctgttgagcTGATACATGTAGGAGAAAAAGAgctaatatagaaataaaaaataacattaatataatatattaatatttaatatttaatacattaatatatataatatttcagaaatcgcttaaattttacaattatttaagtttatgtacagcttatttgaaaacaataaataaaaatataggtcacctaTGTGTTAAAAgagatatttcaatttcattttttggcatttttggtccaaagggagataatttggagcttttccaatgatataaaaacattttaaaagttatctgttaaatgtttaattttttgctgaaaATTTTGTACCCGCAAGCCTCCTAAGTTAAATTTTCTAGCTTTCCTCTGAAATTCCTATTGTGATTTCACAAAAAAGGCAACCATACCTGCAGATGATGTGATGTAGGAAgaacatttttgacaaaacttagatttctgacacaaaataaatgtggttaaagatcttacaaatcttttgctcaatactgtgcaatgaaagatttcttcttcaaatttaaaaaaaatcgaaatttgaaaatttggaaagtatatggaaaaaaaatccacccCCAACCCAATATTTGAAACTCATCTTAGAGCAATAAATCCGATTGAGCCTTTCCTTAGTAGTATGGAACTTTgtagtataatttcagagagatccatacatgtacattggaacatgcttgtttttggcccctacTTCCAACATTTTTGGGGTAATTAACCCCAtactcaatcccagccttccctttCTGATATGGAACCCtgtggtacaatgtcagagagatccatacactttaaatacacacaagttattgtcttgaaacaagaaaaatgcttattttttggccttttttggTCCTTTATCCCTACACGTCACTGTTGGCCCCATAACCTCTTTAATGAATCCCAACCTTCTTGTGGTATtgaacattgtggtacaatttcagagcagtCGAAAGGACTaggatatgctgaatctaaccatgtgcatgtattttgattttagatattggaccataataggtaaagtccaatttaaaatttaaagtttttaagtttaagttcttagaccacattcatcaAGTGTCAGAAACAtgtgttgtgtcaactatttttaaatcacaatccaaattcagagctgtatcaagcttgaatgttgtgtccatacttgccccaatgTTCAGGGTTCAAACTCTGCGGTTGAATAAATCTGTGCCCTGCAGAGCAACTGGTTACATATTGATCATCAGTTGatttaattagtttttaaaaaaacacttaacCGATCTGACTACAGATgggtaaacaaataattatggatgtactacataaaaataaaattactagagtggtgaaaaaaataaaccaagaaaTCTAACAAAACTAGCAGATGAATTAGAATAGCCTACATTTGTACTTGCAATTTATATTTCAGGTAATAATATGAAGTCAACTGATTAACCTCCATTACAGTTGAACTAGAAGTAGAATTGAGAAGGTTTAGATATGAGTACCTCCTTTTAACCAATTGCTGGTGTGAAGAATGTTAATTTTTACAACAGAAGACAACAGGTACATTTTTTATGGCAATTTGTAATAATATTGTTTgaatgatgtacatgtatatatatatagaattgcTGCCTTTGAAGAAACTCATCTTGAAATGATTACAGACACCataattatattgtttgttgttattgAATATCTATTTCACAGCTGATGACAACAGATATGTTTCATTTGTCCACAATCTACATGTAGTCATCACGAATTGTAACTATTCAGGGGCGGGTCCAGGTAAGGGCGTAATGGGCGTACGccccccctttaaaaaaaaaaaaaaaaaaaaaaaaaaaaaactatcgttATAATCTGCTAGTATTGTATTGAATAATGGCAATTTATCATATTCATTAATTAAACACATACtctgatttctttttatactgattCCCCAATCTGATGGGTCATCATCAACCGTAAAATTTCGTTTCTTGGAGTTCGACTATGCGATTAGTATCCATTGTTGTTGATGTGATAAAGAATTCGCCAAAGATGTCgatgtccaaaaaaaaaaccgtcAAAAGACCTGAAAATCGTATCAAGGTGTCTTggacacctttttttttaacttaaccTTCACTGATGTAAGGGCATGCTCGACTTTATTCCCAAACATCATGAACGTTCTCTTCTTACTTGCTTTGACGAGCGTCACGTCAAGCTCCACTGAAAGAGCTAACTCATCCCTTAAGTTGATCAAGAATGATTTGAGAAGCACCATGAAGGAGGATCGCCTAAATGCTCTGCTTCTTTTATATGTTCACAGAGAcattcaacttgaatttgataaaattattaacGATTACGCCATGAGAAATCCACGTAAAATGGTTCTAATGAATCCACTCTAGTAATTGAAAATGAGAGTCCGTCAGTATTTTTCTGTGTTCATTTTAGGTTTTGCGTcaaggtacatgtatactagaaatatgtatatttcCACATTAAAGCAATACTCAGAACGAAAGAACTTTATTCTTCagtgtttatttgtcttgtATCATATGTGTCGTTCAATGAAACCCGAACTTAATCAACAATAGAGGGATTACTTCATAATTTGAtgctaaattgttgaaattcagGAGCTTCTGAGCTTCCCCATGGACCCTCCACCGTAATCACGCCTCTCGTTCATAAAATCCTGGCCTAGGAATTGAAATGATAAGTAACTCCTTATACccttgagtttggaatttctcGTTATTGGTCTACTGCTGTTAAGATCCATccaatcattttaatataccATAGACAATTAATGGATAACACTCGGCATAAAAATGTCACACCCTGACactttaactataaaatatacatgctcCAAGTCAGGAACCGTTACATTAGAACCATTctctattattttatgtttttaagccaaaaaaaggtccaaaatttttttcgcctcgctccgctcggcgaaatattttattctacgCCCCACCTTTCAAATATCCTGGACACGCCCCTGCTATTACAACATTAGATGAACTGCATGTTTTACCAGTAAAGCAGAATCATCAGATAAAACATTGTTTGAGTTAATGTCCTTAAAGGacagttttatattatttctaaCTGAAgataaaacatttcaacaaaacTGATACCGAAAATGAACAACACTTACCAATAACACAAccccaaaacagcaaaaaacTAGCTGATAATGAAAGTCATCAACACagatagaaaaaacaaaaatactaaaacaaGTTAAGAAAAAAGAAGGTACCAAAAAAGTACTAAAGCATAATACTGAAGGAATAACTTTTGAAACCATTACACAAGTTAAGACAATAAAACACTGATCGACAAAAGAAGGTAACAACAAAAGTACCATAGCATAATATTGAAgaaataaaccaaaaataagctctgaatatatatataaacaacaagTTATTACTGATTAACCtgtgaaattattattttttttggtaaaaacttCAACTGTACTGGTATTTGACATCAAGTGGtcagaaaaagaaagaaacaataatgtgtcccaagtacaaaGATGCctcacttgcactatcattttctatgttcagtggactgtgaaattgggtaaaaactctaattaggcaataaaattagaaaaaacatttcaaagggaacatgtgttctaagtttcaagttgataggacttcaaattcatcaaattcttccttgaccaaaaactttaaccttgaAACGAGACAAATGGACGGATGAATGAACGAACAGatccacagaccagaaaatataatgcacCTTTACTATCGTAGTTGGAgcattaaaaaacattttaaaatgaatatttggggttcgtgttgtttattctttagttttctatgttgtgtcatgtgtactattgtttttctgtttgtatttttcatttttagccatggcgttgtcagtttgttttagatttacgagtttgactgtccctttggtatctttcgtccctctttgatttaaattgttttatattttagatgaGATCATGGACAATACAGTGACTAAAAGAAAAGATGGATGTGTAGATTGTGAGTCTGCTACACTGAAGAAGGCTCGACATTCATGGCAGGTGAAGAGAAGTAACAGAGAAGACATCTCTAGTGTTACTGACGTTGTAATCTGTGACAATATCTCATCATGTCAACATTGtaatttaaggggagataaatcTCTTTGTGAGTGTAACCCAGATGTCAAATTCAATAAACCTGCAGAGATTTCTGAAAAAGACATGGACTGTTCATCATCAAATATGATGGCTCCTACATTTGTTAGACATGAGTCTCAAATAAACCAGGTAAAAAAGTATGACTATTCCGACCAAAAATCTGAAGGAACAACCAGCACACCATATTTACAGAACACAGTCTCATCAGCAATACCAGACTATTGTAGCAGTATTCATAACTTTTCTAGAACAAGTAGTCCAGTTAGTTCAAGTGGTAATTTTAGTTTTGATGGGCAGCAGATTCATCAAGATATGCAAAAGGAGGACGGTAGAACTTCTGTTTCAACAAATCTCTCTAACAGAACAAGCATACTGGCTCTCCCATCTAGTAGTACTGTTGATCCAGAAATAGAAGAGGAAGGATTATTGATATCACATCGTCAACGTGAAGAAGAACTCAACTTGTATCTTAAACGATGGCAAAATCAACACATTGCAAAATCTATCGTAGACAATGCTATTAATAAAACACTTGAAGAAATGGGGGTGTCACCAGAACCACAACAATTTGTAACAAATTTAATAGAAAGTCAAGGAATTTCTGAAGCTATTAAATTACAGGGACTGATTCCCCAGTCACAATGCAATCATTTAGGTCCAGTAGAAGTTTTATCTAATTTTGCCGAGTcaaacacttattttatgtcattatcaAATCAACAAATATCTAACAACATATCAGATGTCGGTTTAAATGCAGGTACATCCACAACAAACCATGACATATTGGATCATGCTGTTTCTGTTGCTATTGGCTCCAAGGGACTCATATTTCATGACCCAGGAAAATAATTATACTGGAGTAATAGTACAGTCAaagtattatattgaaatgaaatatgtataatGTACTGATGGCAAggagatttttttattgaaacaacATTGTATGATCATGAATTTAACCCTGTATTATGTATATAAGCCTTTTACATAAACTTTGTACATGTACTCTTGCCAAGTTAACTCTACAAGAATACTTAAgaagttttgtaaatttaattaatgaataTCTTTAAAATCTCAAATCTTGATGTCTTGCTTTAAAACCTCACTTATCATGAACTTTATTTTTGAAGCTAAAATTATTGAAacaaagtaattgtaaattttgagaaaaaggGCTTTGGTTTTATAAAGTGTAAATAGCTTGCATCCTCATTCTTTAGCTTAAAACTTATTAATATTctctttaaattttaagtataatGCTAAATTTCTTTACACCAGGTAGTGCCTGGGTGTAAAATGTCAATAGATTGTGCCTATCCCAGGCAGTATAATCTTTAATTATTAGAAGAAGGCAGCTTTGCAtaataacttatatatattgtttcattTACCAGTTATAAactgatttttagctcacctggcccttcaagtgagcttttctcatccaTTGGCATCCGTCTTCATCCCTTAACTTTTACAAagatcttcttctctgaaactactgagtcaagttaaaccaaacttggtctaatcatccttagggtatctagttttaaaaatgtatctgACAACCCTGCCTAGATGGCTGCCATGACTGTAAATATAACATgggagtaaaatgcagttttgagGATATATCATTGAAACTAAAGCACTTAGAGCAAAttcgaaaaagaaaaaatgttcatcaggtcaagatctacctgCCCTGATCTAATCAGACAACTCTTTGTTGGGTTGAtgcctctgaattggtaattttgaggaaaattttgcatttttatatattatcttGGATATAATATATTAGATGCAGATTAACTGTAAAGCAaaattgttcagcaaagtaagatctacatgaccaaaatggtcagttgaccccataaggagttattgtcctttaaagtcatcttttacaatttttcgttaattaatttaatcttttacaaaaatcttttccgcTGAAACTGCTGGGTCAAAtcattatagaaagagataactGTAAACACCAAGAATGTTCAtgatcagtaaagtaagatctacaaataagtaaacatgatcaaaattgtcaattgaccctaAAGACTGCAGCACATAGATCAAGGTGAGccacacaggctcttgagagcctctaggtgttttgttttcattttgctAACATGAATATACACACATTATCATTCAAACCAACTGTCACTTTCTTACTTAATaagttgtaaaaatatgtaaaatatactTGTAATGTTATGAAGTGCCAttcttataataaaatgtacatataCAAGCATGATACTATGACATTTTAGCATATTTCTATATTGACAGTATATTTAAAGCATAATATTTGTAATCAGCTTTCAGTAGAATAGTACTAGTTTCTTACAAGAACTTTTTACCAAGAATGTGACTCGTCAATGaaataatactagtatatagatttaaatttcaaaactagttaataatacatgtatgaacagTGATATTTCAAGGGCAACATGTTGGGGTGTTGAAATTATCTTTTCAATCATGTATTAGttcttaataaaataaaatatctaaacaTTATTAGTTTTGAGGACACAATGTCAAAACTACTAGAAACAGACAGAAATAtcctcttttatatataaaatcaaatgtatttgaataacTCTTCACAAGGAGAAACCACACTGCCACatgtttgaagaagaaaaaaatcatgtatatcataacaatatcaatgttttataataatgaggtcaaagtcagatgaaCATAGCCacacagacatgtacacctagcaatcatttcatacatcaaatatacatttgtagttgacctattgcttatgttatttgataaactgacaaaattataaaaacttgGTCATTAATCAATGACCAATTCACATgcaatgaatcatgaaaatgaggtcaagttaaGATAATACctgtcagacagacatgtacacctaacaaTTGTCCAATGCAACAAACATAGCTGACCTATTGCTTTAAGTATTTgtaaaatcaaccaaaacaaaatGAGGTCAGGGACAGATGAAGTCTACTATCCCATACAAATAATACAATCATCTCATACCTATATACCAAGGGGAAAAAACAGTCATATTTGTCAGACATGACCAAATCTGAAATTTGTTTGTCCTAAATGACAGAGTGGGTTTTtggacaaattttatttttgtacagaaatAATTTTGGTAATTTCATTGAGATTGGGTTTCTTAATCACCATTTTGAACTTGTTTTGTGacaaaatgttggttattgatttgggtTGCCAGGCAGGCGGCAGTCAAATAATGTTGTCTGTGCATTTATTCATGAACAGTTCAAccaaatctttttaaattttaatatgctgtttctgaaaacaaaatggaggtcgacaattttgacttttaccctAAAgaagttatggttcttgaaagattaaaaaatggtGTTTCAAGTCCTGTCCATGCATTTACTCATAATCTCTTCAACCGAAGCTTTCAAAAtcttaatatgttgttactgattaCAAAATGga
Above is a window of Mytilus trossulus isolate FHL-02 chromosome 4, PNRI_Mtr1.1.1.hap1, whole genome shotgun sequence DNA encoding:
- the LOC134714959 gene encoding uncharacterized protein LOC134714959, coding for MDNTVTKRKDGCVDCESATLKKARHSWQVKRSNREDISSVTDVVICDNISSCQHCNLRGDKSLCECNPDVKFNKPAEISEKDMDCSSSNMMAPTFVRHESQINQVKKYDYSDQKSEGTTSTPYLQNTVSSAIPDYCSSIHNFSRTSSPVSSSGNFSFDGQQIHQDMQKEDGRTSVSTNLSNRTSILALPSSSTVDPEIEEEGLLISHRQREEELNLYLKRWQNQHIAKSIVDNAINKTLEEMGVSPEPQQFVTNLIESQGISEAIKLQGLIPQSQCNHLGPVEVLSNFAESNTYFMSLSNQQISNNISDVGLNAGTSTTNHDILDHAVSVAIGSKGLIFHDPGK